TTAGTGGGGATTTCATCAACAAAACGCCAAGAACGTGGTACAGCCACGCCATCTAGATCCTTGGCCAGGGTTTCTCTAAGTTTACGAACAAGAGAAGCCTTTCCTTTCTTTTGCAATAGTTCTTTCCCGGATTCCGTTAGTGTGGCAACAGCGGCAACTATTTTTCTTTTACGCTCCAGGACAAGTGCATTGGCTTTTACAATATATGAGCTACCAACTAGTAGGGACTCAACTTGTGTAAGAGAAATTCTTTTTTCTTCAATCTTAACAATGCGATCAGCCCGCCCCTTAAGTTCGAACATACCGTTTGTACTTATTTGTACTTTGTCCTGACAAATAAACTCCTTGGGCAACCACGGAGAAGAGACTTTGAGTAACCCATCGCTGTTTTTTGCAATGTTCACTCCTTTTAGTGGACTCCAACTTTTCTGACGCAATTGATTACGCCAGGCAATCCCCCCGGTTTCAGTGCTTCCATAGACCTCTATGGGCTGGATTCCACACAACTGATCAATCGCCTTTGCATCTCCTTCCAGTAAAGGCCCCCCAGAAGAAAAGATATCCACTAAGGACTTTCCTAACTCCCATGGCCAGGAAGAAATACGGCGGCTTAACTGTGCAGGGCTTGCAACCCACACGGCAGGCCCCCATTTCCGGGCGTCTTGGAGTAATCCCACTATATCTACATAAGTCTTACTAACAAATCGACGCCCGCTGACTAGTGGCCACAGTAATTTAAACAGTAAGCCATATATATGCTGGTGGCTTACTGTTGCCAAAGTAGTTGTATTAACCATCCGGGATGACCACTTCAGATTATGGGCCTTAATCTCATTGAGCAATTGATATAAGGTTTTATCAACGGTTTGTGGTTCACCACTGGTTCCTGATGTGAATAATTGAATACCAGCATCAAAATAACTGGGAACAGAAAGCTCTTCGCTATATCGATCCAGAATATTTATACTAAATGTCGAGCTATCTTCCCAGCTGCCCAGTAATAGGGTTTGCTCACCAAGTTTTTGCTGAGTAAATCGTTTGTTATTTGCCGGAATAACAACGATTTCACAACAGGACATAGCGGCAAAAAAGAGTAAACTAAACTCGTAACTATCTTCACAGAAAATGGCAGCTCTTTTGACCCCAGCTTCGTTTAGGGATTTTTTAAGCTTTCGCTCAACAAATGCCAATTCACGCTTAAATTGTGCGAATGAAATTTCCCCACGACTTGAATAGCTAACTACTGCTTGGTCATTCGAGTAACCAAACACCTGTTCAAACTGTACTTTGTCCACGGCCTTAACTCACACCTTATTTTGGACGCGACGACGCAGTAGCCATTCACCACCCATCATAATTCCCATTAACACATATGAAACAAGGCCATTGTAAAGAGTCCAGACTTTCATATCGCCGTTTAAAATAGTTGCCAGTGCGAGGCTTCCATTAATTAAAAAGAATAGACACCATGCCTTGGTAACCTTTCGTGTATATAGAATACCTTCAGGTGGTAAATCTGGAGTCGTAAGGCGAGCAAGCCGTTCTACTAATGTTTGCGGTTGACTCAAACTGTATAAAAACAGTGAAAATAGAATCAGGTTACAAAGTACTGGATACCAAAGAAGTCCGTTTGAATCGCCCCTTAACCAGGAAACCCCAACAACAAAAGCCAAGGCCACGGCCATTAACTTGGTGCCAATCGACTTATTCGCGCCGCCAAACAATACCCTTAAAACCGCAACTATCAACAGCAGTAACAGAATACTACTTAAAGACAAGTATTCTATGCCAAAGTAAATTGCCATAGGGTACAGTGTCAGAATAATGACCAATATTAGCTGCGCGAATCGACTCACTTCTCTGCCATTACCTTTTCAATTGCACCAACTACATCTCCAACAGTTCTTACACTTTTGAACTCTTCAGGTGCAATTTTCTTTCCTGTTACTTCTTTCAAGCGAACAATTAGGTCCACAGCATCAATACTATCTATATCAAGATCATCAGAGAGGTGGGCTTCTTCTGTTATATCCGCCTCATCGACCTCAAACATTTCAACCAAAATTTCGGTCAGTTTTAGTAAAATTTCTTCTCTGCTATTCAACATAAATACCTCTATTATGCACGGCTGCTGCTGACAAAATTTGCCAGGCTATTCACATTAGCAAAATGCGATTTTGTATCTTCACTTTCTGCATCTATTGATATGTTGTATTTTTTTTGCAGAGCAAGACCTAACTCAAGTGCATCAATAGAATCCAGCCCCAGGCCCTCTCCAAAAAGGGGCTCATCTGCTACGATTTCTTCAGGAGTAATATCTTCCAGATTTAATACATCAATAATCAGAATTTTAAGTTCTTCAACTAACTCTTTCACGCAGCGCACTCCTCAATAAAAAATGTTTTTAATTTTTGTGTTACTTGCCTTGCAACTAATGGGCTCTCAACTTTTTCTTTTACCTCGAGAAAGTCCTTGGATTCGGAAATATCAAATTCAAAGTGGGGCCTCGAATGAGGGATGCGATACCATGGTATATTCTTCATTAACATGGGTGGATTACAGCGTATGGTTACAAGTGTTGGGCTTACACCAGAGCGAAGCGCCATATAAGCCGCTCCACGCTGAAACTTGAAAGGCTTACCAGGTACGGAGCGAGTTCCCTCAGGAAATAAAACTACCGACTCACCGTTTTCTAAAGACTCAGAGGCAAGTTCTATAATCCTTTCAGGGTCATCATTGGGTATGTAGCCCGCAGTCACGACTGCTCCACGCATAAATGGATTTCGAAATAAACTAGCCTTTACGATACAATTTGCGTTGGGAATCCTGGATATCAGGAATACGACATCAATTAGCGATGGGTGATTGGCTAAAATAAGCTGGCCAGGTTTCATCAGTTTAGCTTCATCGCTAAATTTGTATGTGTAAATCCCAGTTTTATACATAAAACCAATAAATAAACGAAAAGCATGATGTATTATCAATCTTGCTTTACACTTACGAATTTCCGCATCCAAATATATTACTCTAAGAGGAGGAAACAAGATAAATCTTAATATCAATCCTCCCAGACCAAATAGACTAAATGCTGTTGCGGTCGCCAACAATCTTAGGCAATAGTGGTTTCTGCGACCCGTTGTTATAAATTTAGTTAGCATGGATAAGTAATTCCCAACCTGGTGCCACGGAGATTGTTCCCGATTTATCTAACAACGCGGAAACTATAGGTAATTGATAGTCAGGAGACATAAATGCCGATTGAACTTCAGCTCCTATTGAAGGTACCAGTGCGACTTTCGTCCCACTGCTTTCTTCATCCGGCTGTTTAAGAAGCAAGGCAGTAGCACAAATACCGGATGGGCTTTTTGCACTAGAATTATACAATTCAGGTAATGGCTCTTCACAAAACAATAAAAGCAGTTCTTTTACACCTTCATGCAATATACCTGCTGCTTCAGTAAAACCTGCCTGTAATGGATAGTCACCTCCAGCCAAAGCCAGGGTAGGAGATCGTACTTTTGCAGCTATTGATAACTGACCAATAACTGCGTTATGAACGGAAAGTCCAAATGCGGTCGGCGATAAATCCTCATCCGTTGCAACACCTTGCAATAGAGAGTATGTCCTCTTCGCCTCTCCATGTACGGAACAACACAGCATGGGAATATCTCGCTTTGAAAGAAGCGGATACGCAGTATTAAATACAGCTTTAGACAATGGACCTAGGCGACGGCGCTGCATCGCAGGAAGAAAGGAGACATCGGCCAGGGCATCTCCATCCGGTTTTTTCTCACCATCGCGCCAACTCTGCCAGTCCGCCAGCTTCGAGATCCCCGAATACCACGCTTGCCACTCGGAAACTATGAATTCAATAGACAAACCACTCATATGGAGCAGTGCTCCATCCCCCAATATCAATTCTCTGTAACCGACCACCCGTCATTGTTTTTAGCTTAATTTTGGGCTTTGCATGACCGGCAACAGGGCGGGAATGGTACACAAAATGATCAATCCTCGCTAGCAAAAGAACCTCTATTTTCGATCTGTCGGCCCTCTCAATTACAGTCAGGTACAAGGTCTTTTCTTAGCAAATACTCTTTCGTACTATCGTTCAAATTTGTGCTGACAAAATGATTATCGAATGACTTAAATATGGCTCAACGAGCTTGCTGTAATACAAACCAAAGCCACTATTTCCCTTTGTAACCTTAAACGCTAAAAAATTAATCTAATCATTGTCTACTTACTGCCAAATCATAAGAACTGAGCGAGAAAACCTTTTATTGATTGGAAGCAGCTGGTTCAATCTCGGTGCTACCAGGTAATATCTGCGCCTCTCTTAGGCGTCAAGTTGGGAAGAGGTCTGCTATTGTTTTTGGCAGTCATTAAACTGAATAGCTGCCTAGGCAATAAAGGCTTTATGTTTCATTTTACCTGCTCATCATTCAGAAGTTGGGCTGCGGACTGGCAGTCAACATCGATATTAATGCTTGACAGTGAAGAACTTGCCCGCCTGAAGGGATTTCAGAGCTCCAGACGTAAGATGCAATTTCTAGCTGGGAGGCTACTTGCTCGAACTCTTATAGCAGAACAAGTCGGCTGCTCTCCCCACGAGCTGGTGTTTGATGCTGAACGGCCAACAATAGCCTACTGTGATGGGATCCCTCTTCTAAACCTCTCAATCAGTCATACTTCAGACTTTGTCACTGCTGCAATAGGGAAGGCCCCTGTTGGCATAGATTACGAGAAAAATCACCCACTTAGAGATTGGCTGGCAATTGCTCAAAATTACTTCAGCAGCTACGAGGTTTCCTGGCTCAGGAATCAAACCGCCCATCTTCTGGCAGAGGAGTTCATACGCATCTGGACTGCCAAAGAAGCTCTGGCTAAATGCTGCGGGGAAGAACTGGGTAAATTACTAGCGATCCCCACGCCTGTGGGCGAGCTGGCTACCTGGCCTGAGCCCTACAGCAAGTACCGCTGCTGGGGGGGCAGCCCGCAGCAGGACACTTATGTCTGCTTAGTAGGCGAGTCCTCCACTAAATTCAGTCCGATCGAATTAAGCGGCACATACAGAGTTGATTTCAATGGCGCAGCAAGTCGAGAAGTTCAGCTCCGATCCTTTCACGCTGAAGGCAGGCTTCCATAAAACCCTTTAATCACCGTAGATCAAAGGGCTCACTGGCAATCATTCTTGCTTCGACTCAGTCCTGACCAAACAAGTCCCCAAAGAAATCCCCCCCATACCAAGAGGGTTTACCCTCGGCATCCGCCACCTCTCTGGCAATCAGGTAATTCACTTCGGTAAACTGCTTGGCCGCCACATAATTAATTCCCGCATCGGGAGCATCACCAGGTTTATGGTAGCTCTCCTGCAGGAAAGCCACCTGCATAGCGGTGCCATCGATATCCGGGTCCTGAGCCTCACGGCCAGTGATCAGATAAATTGAAGGAACGCCGCGGCGTACGAAATTGTAGTGGTCACTACGCACAAAAATAACTTCTTCTGGCATGGGGTCCGGGCTGAGTTTAAGCCCGCTGCGACTAGCGGCGTGTTTAGCGATCTGCCCTAAAGAGGAGTGCTCAGCGCCGAAGGCAATAATGTCACGAAATGGATAAAGCAGCATCGGCATATCCAGATTGATATTAGCCACAATGGACTGCAGAGGCACAGTGGGATATTCGGCAAAGTAGTCAGAGCCCAGTAACCCCTTTTCCTCGCCGGTAACCGCAACAAATAGCAGGGACCGTCGAGGTGACTGACCAGACTCTATAAACAGGCGTGCAGTTTCCAGCATTACCGCAATCCCGGCAGCATTATCCTGCGCACCATAGTAAATCTGGCCATCATCCTTTTTACCGATGTGGTCCAGATGCGCAGAGAAAACTACATATTCATCTTTTAGCAATGGATCGCTGCCAGGCAGAACAGCCACAACATTAGGACTGGTTATTGCCTCGTGCTTGGAGTTCGTATTCAACTCGGCGCGATATGGTAAGGCAAAACCTTTAGGGTTTTTCCCATTTTCCATATCCTCGAATACGCCTTGCAGACTTCGCTGGGCACCAACAAACAGCTTGCCCGCAGCATCGCTATTGAGCATGGCACCGGGGTGCAGTCCGGGAGTGGCACTGCCCGGCTTGCCTTTCCGGTTGACCCAATCGAAAGTATCATCGTGGCGATGTTCAGCATAGCGTGCAAAAGGGCGGCGCTTTTCGCGCTCAGGGGTATATAAGGTGATATAGCCCACTGCGCCGTTACGGGCTGCGGTTTCGCGCTTATTACGGCTGGACGCATAATGGGCTCCAACTTCGCTGGGCAGGCTGTCCGGGCGACCACTCAGTATCACTGCAATCTTGCCTTTCACATCCAGGTTTGCGTAGTCGTTGAGACCATAGTCCAGGGCTTCAATACCGTATCCAACAAATACCAGATCCGCTTCCAGGCTACTGCGCTCGTTAACTGCGGAGGGAGCAGCAATAAACTCCTCTCCGAAAGTGAAGGTGGTCTCACTATTACTCCCTTTCAGTACAAGACTGGGCTCTGTGTTATCCCAGCTGGCGCGACGGAAGGGCACCTCCTGGAAAAAACCCTGCTCTCCGGCTGGAGCCAGTCCCATACGTTCGAACTGTTGAGCCACATACTGCGCCGCCTTGCGGTAACCCTCACTACCGGTATCACGACCAGCCAATTCAGCTGATGCCAGATAATCTACATCCCTGCGAATGTGGTCAGTACTGGCGCTGGGAACAAAGCTCGAGGGGACAGTGGTGCAGGCCACCAACAGTGCCGTCAGCAGGGCACTGAACAGGATGTTGCTTCTCATGGGAGTTCTACTTCTCAATCAACTATCGCGACTGGATAACGCCGCCTATTAAAGGGGCGCAAGCTTACCATGATCCACAGCGGCTGGAACCGGAATAGCGTAAGTGGTTACTCACATTTGAAATCTGGTCTGCCTTGGAGTCGAAACTCACCTTCAAGCCGCTTTGCCGATACCGGCGAATGCCTGGTCCACGGCGGTAGTAACTTTTTCATGGGCACGATCTGGACAAAACTCTCCATGGGCGCCCAACAGGTGCATGAAACGCAGTTGCATCAGGCGTTTGAAGTCTTCCAGTAAATAATGCCTGGGGTCATGGCCCCCTGGAGTCATACGCACACGCCAGGCCGGTGGAACCTGCATACCGCGGCGCAGGCCGGAAAAGCGCAGGAGATTCCGGCCAATCCAGTTACAGCCGCGCCAACTACCCCAGTACTGCAGTGCATCGCAACTTATTAACAACCCCCCATTGAACGGCAACCAAAGTACAGCCTCGGGGAAGCGACTATGGGAAAACTCCAGAAAGCGACCACCGGGTACCGGGCAGTCCCCGGCTTCCCTGATCGGCCGGTCGGCTCCTGGTGGGTAGAAGTCCGAGCCAGTCTGCCGCCAAAAAATCAGGTCGAAATGATCGCGATAGTAGAGGTCATCCTGACCGTGATGGTAGCCGAGACGCACAGCATGGCTAATCCTACCAAGATCCCACAGCTTCTCCTCCAACTGTGGGCGCAGGCGCACCGGATTGACCAGGGTGAGATCCTCTCCCCAGCGCACTATGGCCATATTGCGGTTGATGGTTACACCCGGAGCCAGTTTTACGGTTCCCGGGACACAGAATAAATCCGGCAACAGCTGGCGAATTTCTCCGTGTGGTTGTGGCGGTGGGTAATTGATTTGCACTATAAGTGGCTCAGGTGTAGTGAACCCGATTACTGATACCCCGCAGTAGCTGCAAGGCACGTTCGGCGCTGTCTTCAGGGACGAATATATGATCATGGCGCAGTGCAGTCACGACATTGGCCACGATACCAGCCTCCGCCAGCTCCTTGGTAATAGTCGCGGTTAACCCCACTGCGCTGAGGCTGGAAAATACCTGTAGGGTAATCTGTCGAAATGGTGCGCTGGAGGCGATACCGTATTGCTGTGCCAGATGCAGTGGCAGAATTGCGCTCATACCCTCCCCTTCGCGGAAGATGCACAGGCTTTCCGCCAATACTTCTTCAAGCCGGGCATCCGACACCTGACAAAATACGAAGATTTCCTCCTGTAATTTCGGGCACATATTGCGCAAGATCTTAGCGAGGGACACTTTTGCATTCATACCCTGTTGCCATCTTGAAGACCTTTAGCGATTTACCACCGACAGCCGCTTGATATTCAAAAATTGCTGAGTGTATTTGAAAGTGCTAACAGGACTTGCTGGTTACCTTGCACTTTCCCCAGCACTCCCAGCGCCTGAACGGCTTTTTATTTTAATTTCGCCTGCGCCGTTTCACGCCTTTTTTTCCTGCTTCTTTTAATACCTCTCCGTCAAACTCCGGTTCGCCTGGAGCCGGGGTGGTATCTACCTCCAATTCCGGTGACTCATCCTTCTCCCAGCTATGCAGAGCCTTGTCGATGTCCTTTTCCAAACCCAGGCTGGGGAATTCCGGGCACGGAGCATCTCGCTCAGGATCGTGCCAGGCTGAGAGTGGTGCAACAAAAACCACCAGTGATTTGTGCAGTCGGTTACGACCTATACTCACTTCGGTCCATGTAGTCTGCCAAGCGAACTTGCCCCGTACCGCATAGTCACTTTCGTAGGATTTTAAGGTGAGGAAATAGGGATATATTTTACCGCGACGACAAATAATTCTGCGGCCGGTTTTGATATTTGCCATCTGCGTAAAGGGATCAAAATACCAGTGTATATCGTACCCAAACGCAAACTGCATTTTACCGTTGCTCGGCAGGAAGGCATAGGAGCGACCTGTGCCGTCGGGCTTCAAGCTCCAAACATGCCGGGCTTCACCATCCCTGGAAATTAACCAGGCACCAACCCACTGGTCGGCATCAAGTTCTGACTCTGCCTGCCAACCTTCCGTTTGGCTTTTTTCCTGCTTCTCTTTGATTTCCTGTTTAGCGAATGCTGTAGCGCAGTTAAGCAAAAATACCAGAGTAATTGCCAGAAGCCTCTGCGACACAACAGTTCTCCGGGGTCGTGCAAACTCCTCCCTGAGTGGAATATCCATGCCTGTGATATTGAGGGCCGGTAGCAACACGCGGGGGCTCAGCTGGCAATATCTGGACAACTACTGCCTGCCTTCGGAGTATTCCAGCTACTGAGTCGGCGCTGGAAGCTCAACAGACCACCGCCTGCCTGCAGCCAGTGACGACCGTCAATTACGGCAAACAGCAAGGTGGATCTACTCCAGCCACGAAAAGCGACTGACACCACTCCGCCCTTGCAATGCAACGAGGCACCGGTGCGAACCCGTACACGATCGCCATCCAAT
This DNA window, taken from Microbulbifer sp. GL-2, encodes the following:
- a CDS encoding ACT domain-containing protein; its protein translation is MNAKVSLAKILRNMCPKLQEEIFVFCQVSDARLEEVLAESLCIFREGEGMSAILPLHLAQQYGIASSAPFRQITLQVFSSLSAVGLTATITKELAEAGIVANVVTALRHDHIFVPEDSAERALQLLRGISNRVHYT
- a CDS encoding 1-acyl-sn-glycerol-3-phosphate acyltransferase, whose protein sequence is MDAEIRKCKARLIIHHAFRLFIGFMYKTGIYTYKFSDEAKLMKPGQLILANHPSLIDVVFLISRIPNANCIVKASLFRNPFMRGAVVTAGYIPNDDPERIIELASESLENGESVVLFPEGTRSVPGKPFKFQRGAAYMALRSGVSPTLVTIRCNPPMLMKNIPWYRIPHSRPHFEFDISESKDFLEVKEKVESPLVARQVTQKLKTFFIEECAA
- a CDS encoding acyl carrier protein; translated protein: MLNSREEILLKLTEILVEMFEVDEADITEEAHLSDDLDIDSIDAVDLIVRLKEVTGKKIAPEEFKSVRTVGDVVGAIEKVMAEK
- a CDS encoding phosphopantetheine-binding protein — translated: MKELVEELKILIIDVLNLEDITPEEIVADEPLFGEGLGLDSIDALELGLALQKKYNISIDAESEDTKSHFANVNSLANFVSSSRA
- a CDS encoding beta-ketoacyl synthase chain length factor; its protein translation is MSGLSIEFIVSEWQAWYSGISKLADWQSWRDGEKKPDGDALADVSFLPAMQRRRLGPLSKAVFNTAYPLLSKRDIPMLCCSVHGEAKRTYSLLQGVATDEDLSPTAFGLSVHNAVIGQLSIAAKVRSPTLALAGGDYPLQAGFTEAAGILHEGVKELLLLFCEEPLPELYNSSAKSPSGICATALLLKQPDEESSGTKVALVPSIGAEVQSAFMSPDYQLPIVSALLDKSGTISVAPGWELLIHAN
- a CDS encoding M28 family metallopeptidase encodes the protein MRSNILFSALLTALLVACTTVPSSFVPSASTDHIRRDVDYLASAELAGRDTGSEGYRKAAQYVAQQFERMGLAPAGEQGFFQEVPFRRASWDNTEPSLVLKGSNSETTFTFGEEFIAAPSAVNERSSLEADLVFVGYGIEALDYGLNDYANLDVKGKIAVILSGRPDSLPSEVGAHYASSRNKRETAARNGAVGYITLYTPEREKRRPFARYAEHRHDDTFDWVNRKGKPGSATPGLHPGAMLNSDAAGKLFVGAQRSLQGVFEDMENGKNPKGFALPYRAELNTNSKHEAITSPNVVAVLPGSDPLLKDEYVVFSAHLDHIGKKDDGQIYYGAQDNAAGIAVMLETARLFIESGQSPRRSLLFVAVTGEEKGLLGSDYFAEYPTVPLQSIVANINLDMPMLLYPFRDIIAFGAEHSSLGQIAKHAASRSGLKLSPDPMPEEVIFVRSDHYNFVRRGVPSIYLITGREAQDPDIDGTAMQVAFLQESYHKPGDAPDAGINYVAAKQFTEVNYLIAREVADAEGKPSWYGGDFFGDLFGQD
- a CDS encoding 4'-phosphopantetheinyl transferase superfamily protein, translated to MQFLAGRLLARTLIAEQVGCSPHELVFDAERPTIAYCDGIPLLNLSISHTSDFVTAAIGKAPVGIDYEKNHPLRDWLAIAQNYFSSYEVSWLRNQTAHLLAEEFIRIWTAKEALAKCCGEELGKLLAIPTPVGELATWPEPYSKYRCWGGSPQQDTYVCLVGESSTKFSPIELSGTYRVDFNGAASREVQLRSFHAEGRLP
- a CDS encoding AMP-binding protein produces the protein MDKVQFEQVFGYSNDQAVVSYSSRGEISFAQFKRELAFVERKLKKSLNEAGVKRAAIFCEDSYEFSLLFFAAMSCCEIVVIPANNKRFTQQKLGEQTLLLGSWEDSSTFSINILDRYSEELSVPSYFDAGIQLFTSGTSGEPQTVDKTLYQLLNEIKAHNLKWSSRMVNTTTLATVSHQHIYGLLFKLLWPLVSGRRFVSKTYVDIVGLLQDARKWGPAVWVASPAQLSRRISSWPWELGKSLVDIFSSGGPLLEGDAKAIDQLCGIQPIEVYGSTETGGIAWRNQLRQKSWSPLKGVNIAKNSDGLLKVSSPWLPKEFICQDKVQISTNGMFELKGRADRIVKIEEKRISLTQVESLLVGSSYIVKANALVLERKRKIVAAVATLTESGKELLQKKGKASLVRKLRETLAKDLDGVAVPRSWRFVDEIPTNLQGKITRDLLMQLFDEIPEAMVPQIISSEILNNTREINFTVNGDLSCLDGHFEGSPVVPGVVQLDWAMHFGRPLVKAGSTFTQMEVIKFKQLMMPGDAVTLSLEFSQEKNKLNYSFRNTQDGNIEYSSGRLCFSHV